A stretch of the Saccharolobus caldissimus genome encodes the following:
- a CDS encoding IS607 family transposase, with protein sequence MERLLRPKEACQLLGISYSTLLRWVREGKIRVVTTEGGKYRIPYSEIKKYLEKREEIRAVIYARVSSADQKEDLERQINYLTNYATAKGYKVVEVLKDIASGLNTQRKGLLRLFKLVEGRSIDVVLITYKDRLTRFGFEYLEEFFSTMGVKIEIVFGDEPKDATQELVEDLISIITSFAGKIYGMRSHKKTVLVQGVKKLIGELSGEDSEVKG encoded by the coding sequence GTGGAGAGACTACTGAGACCTAAGGAGGCTTGCCAACTCCTCGGCATTTCATACTCGACCTTGTTAAGGTGGGTCAGGGAAGGGAAGATAAGGGTGGTAACAACTGAAGGTGGGAAGTATAGGATACCTTACAGTGAGATTAAGAAATACTTAGAGAAGAGGGAGGAAATAAGGGCAGTAATTTACGCAAGGGTTTCATCAGCTGATCAAAAAGAAGATTTGGAGAGGCAAATAAACTACCTAACAAATTACGCAACAGCAAAGGGTTACAAGGTAGTTGAAGTGCTAAAAGATATAGCTAGTGGGTTAAACACGCAAAGGAAAGGATTGTTAAGGCTATTCAAACTGGTTGAAGGAAGGAGTATTGATGTCGTATTAATAACCTACAAGGATAGGTTAACACGATTCGGCTTTGAGTACTTAGAGGAGTTCTTCTCCACAATGGGAGTTAAGATCGAGATAGTTTTCGGCGATGAGCCCAAAGATGCCACGCAGGAACTCGTAGAAGACTTAATCTCCATCATTACTTCATTCGCTGGGAAAATTTACGGTATGAGAAGTCACAAGAAGACAGTCCTCGTTCAAGGTGTAAAAAAACTGATAGGTGAGCTAAGTGGAGAGGACAGTGAAGTTAAGGGTTAG
- a CDS encoding ABC transporter ATP-binding protein, translating to MISVRELRKAFNGREVLKGISFDVRKGSITGFIGPNGAGKTTTIKILSGLLKKDKGEVKVLNQDPWDNPKVLEKTSIIFTDLIYPLENTVEEYLKDLGKIYGNKDVNSLIEEFNLTPHLKKKLSQLSSGLAQRVQLVASLIKEPELIIADEPTANLDPNARIEFYDHVKRLNRRGVTFFISSHILSELEKIITDVIFINDGRITFSGRVGEALSEAGEEEIYIMVNNPERALRIIGGVIDGPYIKVRGKIREIVDRLDDNNIEIISIRRSSLDEAFKKFSNI from the coding sequence ATGATTTCGGTAAGGGAGCTAAGGAAGGCCTTTAATGGTAGGGAAGTTCTAAAGGGCATTTCCTTTGATGTGAGGAAAGGTTCCATAACCGGTTTCATAGGACCTAATGGCGCTGGAAAGACTACGACAATAAAAATCCTCTCGGGGCTATTAAAGAAGGATAAGGGTGAGGTTAAGGTCTTAAATCAAGATCCTTGGGATAATCCAAAAGTTCTTGAAAAGACTTCCATAATATTTACAGACTTAATTTACCCTTTAGAAAATACAGTAGAGGAGTACTTAAAGGATTTGGGGAAAATATACGGTAATAAAGACGTCAACTCATTAATAGAGGAGTTTAATTTAACCCCCCATTTGAAGAAGAAACTTTCACAACTCTCCTCTGGCTTAGCCCAAAGAGTTCAATTAGTAGCTTCATTAATTAAGGAACCAGAGCTCATAATAGCTGATGAACCAACTGCAAACTTAGATCCAAATGCGAGAATAGAATTTTACGATCATGTTAAGAGATTAAATAGAAGAGGCGTAACTTTCTTCATATCATCCCATATACTCTCAGAACTTGAGAAGATAATAACTGACGTAATATTCATAAACGATGGGAGGATAACATTCTCTGGAAGGGTAGGAGAAGCGTTAAGTGAGGCAGGAGAGGAGGAAATATATATAATGGTAAATAACCCAGAAAGAGCTTTAAGGATTATAGGAGGAGTAATAGATGGTCCTTATATTAAGGTTAGGGGTAAGATAAGGGAAATAGTAGATAGACTAGACGATAATAATATTGAAATAATAAGCATAAGGAGGTCATCCTTGGATGAGGCTTTCAAGAAGTTTTCAAATATTTAA
- a CDS encoding GNAT family N-acetyltransferase, whose protein sequence is MDLLEFFKRDPIKFAFEIYDLNNEREYTEFLLHEDGYLMFFRKFDIPNIILYAEKEETARYLISKIPDKKFLLFTDTQWENLIKEIIPFSNIYREKRMICKNPRIFHNEYVRRLSIKDKDYIFNFYKERGVFVVRMLNEGKTTVYGAFIDGKLVSAAYTWIENKDVAVIGGVMTAEEFRNRGLAKSVVSALTSDIVKRGMIASLLVRHDNLPAIKVYKAIGFIEYGERLWVDVNTGLKP, encoded by the coding sequence ATGGATCTATTGGAATTCTTTAAAAGAGATCCCATAAAATTTGCATTTGAAATCTACGATTTGAATAATGAAAGGGAATATACTGAGTTCCTACTGCATGAAGATGGATATTTAATGTTCTTTAGGAAATTTGATATACCTAATATTATACTATATGCAGAAAAAGAAGAAACTGCAAGATATTTAATTTCTAAAATTCCTGATAAAAAGTTTTTATTGTTTACAGATACTCAGTGGGAGAATTTAATAAAGGAAATTATACCATTTTCTAATATTTATAGAGAAAAACGAATGATATGCAAGAACCCGAGGATTTTCCATAACGAGTATGTAAGAAGATTGTCAATTAAAGATAAGGATTATATATTTAACTTCTATAAAGAGAGAGGAGTTTTCGTAGTGAGAATGCTTAATGAAGGAAAAACTACAGTTTATGGCGCATTTATAGATGGAAAACTCGTATCTGCAGCTTATACTTGGATTGAAAATAAGGATGTAGCAGTCATAGGTGGAGTAATGACTGCTGAGGAGTTTAGAAATAGAGGTTTAGCTAAAAGTGTAGTATCAGCATTAACCAGTGATATAGTCAAAAGGGGAATGATAGCTTCACTTTTAGTTAGACATGATAACTTACCTGCAATTAAAGTATATAAGGCAATAGGATTTATAGAATATGGAGAGAGACTTTGGGTTGATGTTAATACTGGCCTTAAACCATAA